Genomic DNA from Cyprinus carpio isolate SPL01 chromosome A22, ASM1834038v1, whole genome shotgun sequence:
TGACAACCATAACGGTATTTACAATAACGATAACTACAATGAcaactataacagtaactatactcacgataactatagcaataactataacagtaactatactaacgataactatagcaataactataacagtaactatacTAACGATAACTATAGCAATAACTATAACGGTAACTATACTCACGATAACTATAGCAATAACTATAACGGTAACTATACTCACCATAACTATAGCAATAACTATAACGGTAACTATACTCACCATAACTATAGCAATAACTATAACGGTAACTATACTCACGATAACTATAGCAATAACTATAACGGTAACTATACTCACGATAACTATAGCAATAACTATAACGGTAACTATACTCACGATAACTATAGCAATAACTATAACGGTAACTATACTCACGATAACTAAGCAATAACTATAACGGTGACTATACTCACGATAACTATAGCAATAACTATAACGGTAACTATACTCACGATAACTAAGCAATAAATATAACAGTAGCTATAAATatgataacaataactataagaGTAACTATAATTATGATAagtataacaataactataattacaactacaacaacaattaaaaaaaaaacaaaaaaaaaaaaaaaaaaaacaaccacacaaaccAACGAAATATACCGTCTGTTTATTGCAAGTGCACGCTCATCTGCCGCTTTAAACTCTCGTGCTCGTTACAGCAGgaaggattctgattggctgtcagtgtttgtatcgttcatcagctggacaAACATCATTCTGGAAGTTATTCCtatgatattgtttctctgtgccgttatcgttatagttgtggtgtggactctgctgttctttaatactgagaacgatttttagaactatatcgtTATCGTCCTCAGAGTGAACGGGTCTTAATGATAGAATGgtaaggataataataataacgatagctataaaaattgtaattgtaatataataactttaacaataaaacagctatttttctGCAGGTTTgtggtggattctgattggctgtcagtgtttctGCTGGTCATGAGCTGGGAGACCTCTCTCGATGTTATCACTACGGGGTGATGTGCAGTTTCTCGTACACTAGAGCGTGGTTAGTAAAGCTCTGCGGTTACAGGTATCGCTCTGAAGCGGGTTCCCGGGATCATGTGACTCGAGCACGCGTGACCCCACTGACCTTTGATGAGGCGGTACCACTGCTTGCAGACCAGCGCGGCCGTCTTGTGCTCCTGGTAGGGCGACAGGAAGGACAGGATGTACTCCAGCACCTCCTCGGGGAGCTCGCCCATGCTGCGCACGCCCGGCTGCACCTCCTCCGTCTCCATGGCGACCGCGCGGCTGTCCTCACCGTCTGCGGATCTGAGAGTAAACAGTGCTGAGTAACACCACGTGACCAGCCCATCTCGGATGCGGATCGCGTGCGTCACTGCTCACGTCACTGCTCGTAAGAAAGCGTCGTTAATAACAGAGCAGCTGAGAGCGCGTAATGCTGCTACAGGTCTGCTCGGATCTACACTCAGAGCACGCGCGTGTCATAGAGTAATGAGGTGTAACTCGAGAGTATCTTCAGCTGCTGTTTCATTAGCTGAGCGCTAACAGCCGGTTCATTCTcgtcagatgatgatgatgatgatgatgatgaaggtgatTACAAGGTTTGCCGTGAGATTACCTGTCTGCCGGTGTCTCTGTCCGTCTCTCCCCCGCGCGCTTCTTCtgctcttctgctgctgtttgtgtttctctttatCAGCTGCTCTCATCAAGCGCCTCACTCCAAACATCCGCCATCTTCCCTCCGCTCGGGAGcgcgcacgcatgcacacacgtCACGCGTCTCGGGGCGACGTCCGCTACGTTTGGGCGCGCCACAGAAAAGCTGAAAAGACTTATGAAGCACTGTCACTTTAATTTGGTTAATAACATGCTTTAAGTTCTTATCTTtgacatatataatttatacaatttttcaTGGCTTTTATTCTTATTATGAGATGAATATAGTAATTTTGCACATAACtgcatagtaaaaataaataaataaataaacgtttgGGCGCGCCTGCTGTTTCTCTGAAATAAGTATTTATGGATataccatttattttattgacgATTTAGTTTGTCTAAGAAAGCTcttatgctgattttgtgcattTGTCAGTTATATGCGTAGCTGAAATTATTATTCTGTATCTTTAAAGTGTTATTAATAAAAGCTCATATCAAAACTGCTTTAATATACTATGGTGTATGGAAGaatatccaggtttttttttcctggaaaacgtaattgaaaaaacaatttgaattgcttttgaaaaaagtcaTGAATATTCTTCCATAATGGtgtgaaaatacagtaaatggaTCGCTCTTCCAAAGTGATTCAGATGATTCTAAACGGATCTTtctcccaatgtgcatactatccaccctaaaTAGTATTTGAAACTTACATCACATAGAATTTAGCATGAATAGTGTGCACAATGGGTCGCAGGCTATGATTCTTTCTAGCGATTCAGTTCATCCTAAACGGATCTTTCTCGCTCTTCGAAAGTTTGATTCTTTCTAGCGAGTCGGTTCGTTCGTTCTTATATGTTCGATATATTCTAGAGAGTCGGTTCATATTAAACGGATCTCGGTTCTAGCGTTGAAGAGTCTGGCTGTGTTCGAAATGGCATACTTGCTTACTGCCCAGTACACAGTGCATACTACCtactatttattaaagaatagtgtgtgaaacagtatacaatacacaataaatGTTTCAGAGTAGTGTGCTGAAGTGCTGtaacatgacaaacactgaacATTAATTGAGCACAATGAGCTAACTCTTCTTTTTACAAAGGCTTGTTAATAAGGCTTCATACTAAACAATGCTATACTGCCCAattgaactcatttcataattgattaacttTTATGAACTTTACATATCGGACAGTACTAAATCAACACTGAGCTgtctttattgatatttttgatacTTTCACTAAGTGCAGATAATGATCAATTCTGTTCACACTAAAATAGCAGCATTTTCTTTAGTAACAGAtgatttctttcttcagatgcATACATCAGATTTCAGCCAATGTAGCAGGTAATCCGGgcattccatgcatacagaacattcaacacacacagcacactgcAGTATCGTATGTTAGTATGCCGTTCCGAACAGCTTCTGTACTGATTTCAGTGTACTTGAgttatatttagcagattctgGCAAATATGACGTGCATTCAGAAAATCTGCATACTATGCACATCATACATActggatactgcagaaatagtaagagtagcgGACGATTCTTGTAGACGAAAAGCTGTAGTCATTAATTTCATGTCTTTTTTGTCTCACTATGTTTTTGACTCAGCTATATTAatttgattgtttgatttgtgaattatgatcattcataattcataattaatctggcagatacttttatccaaaatgatttACATTGTGTGGCGAGTGAcagtattttgttaaattatttggttattttgtaAATGAGCTGAAAATCATAACTGGTTCCGTTCAAACTCAAAACAGACGTCATTAGAAATGAAAATTGCTTTACTGTCAGACATAAAAACAGTTTCCATTAATGTCATGTGGATTGTTTCCAGTCTCTCAGTgattattaacagtgacttgtgATCAGTaaacagcagcacaaacacacatcagacaGACACTACTGCAGCTCGAGTCGTTACACAGATGCTGAACAAACAAGTGTTAAACTGGAGTCCCGTCGGGTTTGCTCCGGTCTGATGGCACTTCGCTGTCCACTTCCTGTGCCTTGAGCGGCGGCGGCGCGGAGCCTTTTGTGGGCGTCGGCCGGCCCTCGTTATCCAGAACCCCTTCTCCATGAAGCCAGTCCATCTTCTGCTGGTGCTGTCTCACAGCGTCGTCGCCATCATCGCCTCGCCTCGATCATACACCATCGGTCAGGAGTATAAACACGGATTCTCTTTCTGTTactgagtgacacacacacacacacacacacacagagacacgtcACCCATGAGCCTCTGCAGCACACActtcagcacacaaacatttaaacacgGATTCTCTTTCTGTTACTGAGTGATGATTAACGGATGAACAAACCTGCCAGGCGACTGCGAGTTTGGAGATTTCTCGTCCGGACATTCCCTTCACACGCTTCGCAATCTCTGAACACTTGAGCCCATAATCAAACTGAGCCAGCTTCagcctcctgcacacacacacacacacacacagtcatcatGTCAGGTCACATGACCTCACGTCACATGTTCAGTTCAACGAGCGTCATGCAGCATTTTAATCCAATGTTAAAAGTCTGAATCAATGGTATACTGACCTGAagcttaaaaacaaatacatcagGTACTAAATTTACACTAAAATTATAAGCTAAAAATTTTTGTGCTCACTGGCGTCCTCCGGTGGCCGGCTCCAGCACGTATCGGTCAAAGTAGAGCCGCacgagtctctctctctcctcgagTCCCGGCAGCATGAAGTTCACGATCTCATCGATTCGGTCGTTTATGGCCCAATCAAACTGCTCCGGCTGATTACTGGCCAGAACCAGCAtgaacctgaaacacacacaaactgcatcagctgtctgtctgtgtgtgtgtgtgtgtgtgtgtgtgtgtgagtgtgagtgtgtgagtgtgtgtgtgtgtgtgtgtgtgtgtgagtttactTGTTGCTCTGTTCTCCGGTGCGGTACAGGAATGCATTCAGAGTCGCTCTGAGATCCTCGCTGATCttctcctgaaacacacacacacacacacacacacacagacgcgtcACATGACCCCCgcagtgacacacacagatacacacacgcAGTGAAGGAGTGTAAGACTCACGGTGGATCTCTTGCGCAGGAATGCATCAGCTTCATCCACAAACAGCAGCAGCCTGGAAACACATCAGAAcatcaccatcacacacacacacacacacacacacacacacacacacacacacacactcaaacacacacacacacacacacacacacacactcaaacacacacacacactaagagtgtcataaataaataagagtatattacatctaaataaacatttataagcaTATCTAATAAAgtatatcatacatatatatatatatataaagcatatatcagcttcatgtaaaaaaaaaaaacttacataatttaaatataacaataatattttaatcttcatgaatataaataatcGTTTCTGAAAGTATTGTCTGTGATTATAGTTGCTGATTCTGATGTGTTCTCACCCGCGGCCGCTGGTTCCGGCCCAATCAAACACCTTGTGCATCGCCGTCACTCCGTCTCGGCCCATCGGCGCCACGTCTCCTCCCGTCATGATGGCGTAATCCATCCCAGAATGCATCGCCAGCTTCTGctcacagccaatcagaggcgGTTACACACACGTGCGCGGCGCAGCGATGCGTATGAACACGCGTGTGCGCGAGCGTTACCTTAGCGAAGAGCGTCTTCCCCGTCCCCGGAGGGCCGTACATCAGGATGTTCCGGTACAGCCCGCGGTTCTGTCGCGTGTTCCTCGTCGCTATGGCGATGTCACGCACGCGCTCCTCCAGCGAAGGCTGCAGAGAGACAGGAAGTGAGACGTGCACTCTAACAGGAAGTCATGTGGTGAAGGATGCGCAAGCACTCACGCTGAGCACGACTCCCTCCAGCGCGTCCTGCGGTTTGCTCTTCAAACGCTTCGCCATCTGAAACGATACACACGCGCATGAGCGCTGCCACACACCTCACTTCCTGTCTGCACAGGAAGCACTCATCCTACAGACGTCCATCGTACCTTGATGGGGTGTTTGAGGGCCTCCACCACAGTGAACCGTGACGTTTCTCGCACTAGCGAAGGCTTTCCTAGCCGCGCCTCGATGTATCGTCCGGCCACAGTGGTAGCGTTACGCGCCGAATAAACGCCCACCGCCAGCAGCGTGAGTCCCGCCACCTGCAGGAGACTCAgagcgtcacacacacacacacacacacacacacacacacacacactcgctcacacacacacgcgcacgcgcacacacgcacactcgcgcacactcacacatgcgtacgcacactcacacgcacactcgctcacacacacacacacactcgctcaaacacacacacacacacacacacacacacacacacacacacacacacacacacacacacacacacacacacatacacgcacactcacacacacacacgcacactcacactcacacaccacacacctgctcacacacacacacaccacacacacacacacacacacacacactcgcgcacactcacacatgcgtacgcacactcacacgcacactcgctcacacacacacactcgcacacacacacacacacacacacacaaaaattatcacacacacacacacacacacacacacacactcactcgctcacacacacacacacacacacacacgcacactcgctcacacgcacacactcgctcacacacacacgcgcacgcgcacacacgcacactcgcgcacactcacacatgcgcacgcacacacatgcgtacacacacacacacacacacgcacacactcgcgcacacactcacacatgcgcacactcacacatgcgtacgcacactcgcacacacacaccgctccccacacacacacacacactcgctcacacacacacacacactctacacacacacacacacacacaaacacac
This window encodes:
- the atad3 gene encoding ATPase family AAA domain containing 3; this encodes MSWLFGLNKGQSGAPPDAPVPPAPPPPAGGSGSGDKPKDKWSNFDPTGLERAAQAAKELDQSRHAKEALDLARMQEQSVQLEHQSRVKEYEAAVEQLKGDQIRIQAEERRKTLNEETKQHQARAQYQDKLARQRYDDQLRQQQLLNDENLRKQEESVQKQEAMRKATIEHEMELRHKNEMLRVEAESKARARVERENADIIREQIRLKAAEHRQTVLESIRTAGAVFGEGFRAFVSDWDKVTATVAGLTLLAVGVYSARNATTVAGRYIEARLGKPSLVRETSRFTVVEALKHPIKMAKRLKSKPQDALEGVVLSPSLEERVRDIAIATRNTRQNRGLYRNILMYGPPGTGKTLFAKKLAMHSGMDYAIMTGGDVAPMGRDGVTAMHKVFDWAGTSGRGLLLFVDEADAFLRKRSTEKISEDLRATLNAFLYRTGEQSNKFMLVLASNQPEQFDWAINDRIDEIVNFMLPGLEERERLVRLYFDRYVLEPATGGRQRLKLAQFDYGLKCSEIAKRVKGMSGREISKLAVAWQCVLQRLMGDDGDDAVRQHQQKMDWLHGEGVLDNEGRPTPTKGSAPPPLKAQEVDSEVPSDRSKPDGTPV